From a single Sinomonas atrocyanea genomic region:
- a CDS encoding acetamidase/formamidase family protein, protein MATPLAGPFAHAGFDHASAVFTALAEPVLEVDQAELFTLGTRSLLTGGFFEAGEFEKCSIPVTGPVLVRGVRPGDALRVDIHGIRIADRGAMVTLPGRGAFSEPLKPFGHIVAIHDREVRFADGVCIPVRSMVGKLGVAPADGAPSSSTVGPYGGNMDCKDVTAGSAVILPVQTTGGLLFAGDLHAAQGDGECSLTGVEVEGSVTLSCRVLPGVAIRRPVVLSGGRVITIGDGDDLDEAARAALDAMLDLVVADRSWPREKAAMLLSAAADVAVSQLVNARASVKVSLAERYFLHPPF, encoded by the coding sequence GTGGCCACCCCCCTAGCCGGGCCCTTCGCCCACGCTGGCTTCGATCATGCCTCCGCTGTCTTCACCGCCCTCGCCGAACCCGTCCTCGAAGTCGACCAGGCCGAGCTGTTCACCCTCGGCACGCGCAGCCTGTTGACCGGCGGCTTCTTTGAAGCTGGTGAGTTTGAGAAGTGCTCGATCCCGGTGACCGGTCCCGTCCTGGTCCGCGGCGTGCGCCCTGGCGACGCGCTCCGCGTCGACATCCACGGCATCCGAATCGCGGACCGTGGGGCCATGGTCACGCTGCCGGGACGGGGTGCGTTCAGCGAGCCGCTGAAACCCTTCGGGCACATCGTTGCGATCCATGACCGCGAGGTTCGCTTCGCCGACGGCGTCTGCATCCCCGTGCGCTCCATGGTGGGCAAGCTCGGCGTCGCGCCTGCTGATGGCGCCCCGAGCTCGAGCACCGTTGGCCCCTACGGGGGCAACATGGACTGCAAGGACGTGACGGCGGGCTCAGCCGTCATCCTGCCCGTCCAGACCACCGGCGGCCTGCTGTTCGCGGGCGACCTCCACGCTGCACAGGGCGACGGTGAATGTTCCCTCACGGGCGTCGAAGTGGAGGGCTCGGTGACGCTCTCGTGCCGCGTGCTTCCAGGCGTCGCCATCCGCCGGCCCGTCGTCCTCTCCGGCGGGCGCGTCATCACGATCGGCGACGGCGACGACCTGGATGAGGCAGCGAGAGCGGCGCTCGACGCAATGCTCGACCTCGTCGTCGCCGACCGCTCATGGCCGCGAGAAAAGGCCGCGATGCTGCTCAGCGCAGCCGCCGACGTAGCGGTCTCGCAGCTTGTCAACGCACGCGCGTCCGTCAAGGTCAGCCTCGCCGAACGCTACTTCCTGCACCCCCCCTTCTAG
- a CDS encoding MBL fold metallo-hydrolase: MSSDLPRSVADGVTWLSSCLPFNIDGRVIHGHNSTFLVQGETASLLVDTGNPSSWPIISEKLDELLGDRELDYVFPTHPELPHTGNLPRLVQKYPKVQIVGDTRDYHLFYPQIEASLQARVPGESIDLGGHEFLIVEALIRDLPNTQWGFVPRSGVLFTADGFCYMHRPELDDEDPVHLPGECGLTTDELAGPVAVENAAFFTGSALYWARFANDADAVYDRVLGLVEELGVTTVAPTHGNVITNICDVEPIIRAGHKQAYRY; encoded by the coding sequence ATGAGCAGCGACCTCCCGCGGAGCGTCGCAGACGGCGTGACCTGGCTGAGCTCATGCCTCCCGTTCAACATCGACGGCCGCGTCATCCACGGCCACAACTCGACGTTCCTGGTCCAGGGCGAGACGGCCTCGCTCCTTGTCGACACGGGCAACCCCTCGAGCTGGCCCATCATCTCCGAGAAGCTCGACGAGCTCCTCGGCGACCGGGAACTGGACTATGTGTTCCCCACCCACCCGGAGCTTCCCCATACGGGCAACCTGCCCAGGCTCGTCCAGAAGTACCCCAAGGTCCAGATCGTGGGGGATACCCGTGACTACCACCTGTTCTACCCGCAGATCGAGGCGAGCCTCCAGGCCCGCGTTCCGGGCGAGAGCATCGACCTCGGCGGACACGAATTCCTCATCGTCGAGGCTCTCATCCGCGACCTGCCGAACACGCAGTGGGGCTTCGTGCCCCGGTCCGGTGTGCTCTTCACCGCAGACGGCTTCTGCTACATGCACCGTCCGGAACTCGACGACGAGGACCCGGTGCACCTCCCCGGCGAATGCGGTCTCACGACGGACGAGCTCGCGGGTCCCGTGGCCGTGGAGAACGCGGCCTTCTTCACCGGGAGCGCGCTCTACTGGGCCCGCTTCGCGAATGACGCCGACGCCGTCTACGACCGCGTGCTCGGCCTCGTCGAAGAGCTCGGCGTGACCACCGTCGCGCCCACCCACGGCAACGTCATCACGAATATCTGCGATGTCGAGCCGATCATCCGGGCCGGCCACAAGCAGGCCTACCGGTACTAG
- a CDS encoding ABC transporter permease: MSVQGIPRTSPGLRVADWARRGRAEVLSRSHLAVTALAAAVVIGLPLLALVLPYPHSPLRPDPNAIAVAPNGTYWFGTDGNGMDVFSRTIEAAKLDLPIAVGATALALAVGVPLGLFATSGRVGDVLMRVVDAFAALPTIVIAVVGIQLMGGTVFDVVVAIAVVGAPRFVRLSRAAALSLRSARYVEAAVATGCSPLRIAFNHIFRNAYGVVLVQATLTAANALGTIAALNFLGVGAKPPQPSWGGMISDGFSMLIRGDWWASAFPTAAMVLAIGSLNILAGALENRIERVERAR; encoded by the coding sequence ATGAGCGTTCAGGGGATTCCCCGCACCTCTCCGGGACTGCGCGTCGCCGACTGGGCGAGGAGGGGGAGGGCAGAGGTTCTCTCACGGTCCCACCTTGCGGTGACGGCCCTGGCGGCCGCCGTGGTCATCGGCCTCCCGCTCCTGGCCCTCGTCCTGCCCTATCCCCACAGCCCCCTCAGGCCGGATCCCAATGCGATCGCGGTGGCGCCGAACGGGACATACTGGTTCGGCACGGACGGCAACGGGATGGACGTGTTCTCCCGCACGATCGAGGCGGCGAAGCTCGACCTCCCGATCGCCGTCGGGGCAACAGCCCTCGCGCTTGCCGTCGGCGTCCCTCTCGGGCTGTTCGCCACGAGCGGCAGGGTCGGCGACGTCCTCATGCGGGTCGTCGATGCGTTTGCGGCGCTGCCCACGATCGTCATCGCCGTCGTGGGCATCCAGCTCATGGGCGGCACAGTCTTCGACGTCGTCGTGGCGATCGCAGTGGTCGGAGCGCCCCGCTTCGTGCGGCTCTCGCGGGCGGCGGCGCTCTCGCTGCGTTCCGCCCGCTACGTCGAGGCTGCTGTCGCCACCGGTTGTTCCCCGCTTCGCATCGCGTTCAACCACATCTTCCGCAATGCCTACGGCGTCGTGCTCGTCCAGGCGACCCTGACGGCGGCGAATGCGCTCGGGACGATCGCCGCCCTCAACTTCCTGGGCGTGGGGGCGAAGCCGCCGCAGCCGAGCTGGGGCGGGATGATCTCGGATGGCTTCAGCATGCTCATCCGCGGCGACTGGTGGGCCTCGGCCTTCCCGACGGCCGCGATGGTCCTCGCCATCGGCTCGCTCAACATCCTCGCGGGCGCGCTCGAGAACCGCATCGAGCGCGTGGAGCGTGCACGATGA
- a CDS encoding MoaF C-terminal domain-containing protein codes for MSLPIAQSHVNVYSDPSTWLPLDGLAPGFDAAKAAPALTLEGREVALDDGSRYRFADGHVDWSVGESRGRASYEAFEVDEGLHYVQYAVEGGGTAGGGEATEAVSLVIDAARGWALRVTSEIVGAAPGRTAVAQRFDTAALVGAVPVGEAPAPSADLVGRRVLWVYSGEHAYEHAYLSPGLYTWQCLAGPERGLADTDECTVYQVRPGIYVFAWREKVVPCASVTVADHRRLGAMRSHGVLFGRDGSGEGTVHFTFGAHGRLLSQTVHPAEFDPARPEQG; via the coding sequence ATGTCCCTGCCTATTGCCCAGTCGCACGTCAACGTCTACTCGGATCCTTCGACCTGGCTCCCCCTTGACGGGCTCGCCCCGGGGTTCGATGCCGCCAAGGCAGCGCCCGCCCTTACCCTGGAGGGCCGTGAAGTCGCCCTCGACGACGGATCCCGGTACCGGTTTGCGGACGGCCACGTCGACTGGAGCGTTGGGGAAAGCAGGGGGCGCGCCTCCTACGAGGCGTTCGAGGTCGACGAAGGGCTCCACTACGTGCAGTACGCGGTAGAGGGTGGCGGGACTGCCGGGGGCGGGGAAGCGACCGAGGCGGTGTCGCTCGTCATTGATGCGGCCCGGGGGTGGGCGCTGCGGGTGACGTCGGAGATCGTGGGCGCGGCCCCAGGCCGGACTGCCGTCGCGCAGCGGTTCGACACGGCGGCGCTCGTCGGGGCGGTTCCAGTGGGCGAGGCGCCGGCCCCGTCGGCCGACCTCGTCGGACGGCGCGTCCTGTGGGTCTACAGCGGCGAGCACGCGTACGAGCATGCGTACCTCTCGCCCGGCCTCTACACATGGCAGTGTCTGGCCGGCCCCGAACGCGGCCTGGCCGACACCGACGAGTGCACGGTCTACCAGGTGCGGCCCGGCATCTATGTGTTCGCCTGGAGGGAGAAAGTCGTCCCGTGCGCGTCGGTGACGGTCGCCGACCATCGCCGGCTGGGCGCGATGCGTTCCCACGGGGTGCTGTTCGGCCGCGACGGATCCGGGGAGGGCACTGTGCACTTCACGTTCGGCGCCCACGGCCGGCTGCTGAGCCAGACCGTGCACCCCGCCGAGTTCGATCCCGCGCGTCCCGAGCAGGGCTGA
- a CDS encoding ABC transporter ATP-binding protein: protein MTAALEVRGLVAEFAGRGDAVRALHGISFDVGETEIVGVVGESGSGKSTVVRSITRLLVPPGRVAEGSVVFGGRPLLELSERRMREIRGKEIGFVAQNPFSALNPVLRLERQFANIAKAHGVRVDAASRDRALRLLEATGVNDPERVIRGYAHELSGGMAQRVVIAMALYLNPRLVIADEPTTALDLTVQRQVLDTLRRLTSGSGRSMLIVTHDLGVVAEYCDRVLVMYQGKLVEEGPVSKVFTAPGHPYTASLLSSVTGPIEPPGTDRRERPGERLAWPLRGGPSAEAASRTRQAEAALSETGGA, encoded by the coding sequence ATGACCGCGGCGCTCGAGGTGCGCGGCCTCGTCGCCGAATTCGCAGGCCGTGGAGACGCGGTCCGCGCCCTCCACGGGATCTCCTTCGACGTGGGGGAGACGGAAATCGTGGGCGTCGTGGGCGAGTCCGGGTCCGGCAAATCCACCGTCGTCCGATCGATCACGCGGCTGCTCGTGCCCCCCGGGCGCGTGGCCGAGGGAAGCGTCGTCTTCGGCGGCCGGCCGCTGCTCGAGCTGTCCGAGCGGCGCATGCGCGAGATCAGGGGCAAGGAGATCGGCTTCGTCGCCCAGAATCCGTTCAGCGCCCTCAACCCCGTGCTGCGGCTCGAGAGGCAGTTCGCGAACATCGCCAAGGCACACGGCGTGCGCGTCGACGCCGCCTCGCGCGACCGGGCGCTCCGCCTCCTCGAGGCCACCGGCGTGAACGATCCAGAGCGGGTGATCCGCGGCTACGCGCACGAGCTCAGCGGCGGGATGGCGCAGCGAGTCGTCATAGCCATGGCCCTCTACCTCAACCCACGGCTCGTCATCGCGGACGAGCCGACGACGGCGCTCGACCTCACCGTGCAGCGCCAGGTCCTCGACACGCTGCGTCGGCTCACGAGCGGGAGCGGACGGTCGATGCTCATCGTGACCCACGACCTCGGCGTCGTGGCGGAGTACTGCGACCGCGTCCTGGTGATGTACCAAGGGAAGCTCGTCGAAGAGGGGCCCGTCTCCAAGGTCTTCACAGCGCCCGGGCACCCGTACACCGCCTCACTGCTCAGCTCGGTCACCGGGCCCATCGAGCCCCCCGGAACCGACCGCAGAGAGCGGCCGGGGGAGCGGCTGGCCTGGCCCCTCCGTGGGGGCCCGTCCGCCGAAGCCGCCTCCAGGACGCGGCAGGCCGAGGCAGCGCTGTCTGAGACAGGAGGCGCATGA
- a CDS encoding ABC transporter substrate-binding protein: MNRLRLLSGGLAAALAVSLTGCGGGSTASPAQPDSVVLAVGALPDSLTPAPWGGSASHVVLSGLGSQLLEYKPTATSSDQCGQPSTEVSGRLAESATPSPDGKGIIVKLKKLTSQFGHTLSAEDVRWSLMIGMQRQPVMKGTLSSSGFDVNNVATVIDDRTVELNTTAITSFSIESLQNNLFYIHDSVEAKKHATADDPTANKWLSKNLADYSGWNLEEFTPGTSLTVTADPKWEGRRGSVKRVVVKAVPNTSTRSQLVQSGEAQIANGFDYDQYASLGQSQDVTVLNCPSATRDTLMFNTKTGPLADVRVRHAISMAIDRDALVKGAYAGYGKAAQATFPGGDPADTYKFDVAGAKKLMADAGYANGFKLTLSYSATRPGPVANKSSVLIQSMLSQIGVDVQLQNVASSTDFSSALIQGRFQAVLYSEPIVIADPAFYSFAYYAGNAPSNTTGWKDANFDQLRTKLAATPQDQAEQRTQLIKQMTAAVDAGAPILSLVETRGLIAAKKGLSGATPLSNGQIYFNALGS; encoded by the coding sequence ATGAATCGCTTGCGCCTGCTCTCCGGCGGCCTGGCCGCCGCCCTTGCGGTTTCCCTGACCGGCTGCGGAGGCGGCAGCACCGCTTCCCCGGCACAGCCGGACAGCGTCGTCCTAGCCGTCGGAGCCCTGCCTGACAGCCTCACTCCCGCCCCTTGGGGCGGAAGCGCCTCCCATGTTGTCCTCAGCGGCCTCGGTTCGCAGCTGCTCGAGTACAAGCCGACAGCCACGAGCTCTGACCAGTGCGGCCAGCCCAGCACCGAGGTTTCGGGCCGGCTCGCCGAGAGCGCCACCCCGAGCCCCGACGGCAAGGGCATCATCGTCAAACTCAAGAAGCTCACCAGCCAGTTCGGCCACACGCTCTCGGCCGAAGACGTCCGATGGAGCCTGATGATCGGCATGCAGCGCCAGCCGGTCATGAAGGGCACGCTCTCGAGCAGCGGCTTCGACGTCAACAACGTGGCCACGGTCATCGACGACCGCACGGTCGAGCTCAACACGACGGCGATCACGTCTTTCAGCATCGAGTCGCTCCAGAACAACCTCTTCTACATCCACGACAGCGTCGAGGCGAAGAAGCACGCCACAGCCGACGACCCGACGGCGAACAAGTGGCTCTCCAAGAACCTGGCGGACTACAGCGGCTGGAACCTCGAAGAGTTCACGCCGGGCACCTCGCTCACAGTCACAGCGGATCCCAAGTGGGAGGGCCGGCGCGGTTCCGTCAAGCGCGTCGTCGTCAAGGCCGTGCCGAACACCTCGACCCGCAGCCAGCTCGTGCAGTCCGGCGAGGCGCAGATCGCCAACGGGTTCGACTACGACCAGTACGCATCCCTCGGCCAGTCACAGGACGTGACCGTGCTCAACTGCCCCAGCGCCACACGCGACACGCTCATGTTCAACACGAAGACGGGACCGCTCGCCGATGTCCGCGTGCGGCACGCAATCTCGATGGCCATCGACCGCGACGCCCTCGTCAAGGGCGCCTACGCCGGCTACGGGAAGGCCGCCCAGGCAACCTTCCCAGGAGGCGACCCGGCCGACACGTACAAGTTCGACGTGGCCGGGGCGAAGAAGCTCATGGCTGACGCCGGCTACGCGAACGGCTTCAAGCTCACACTCAGCTACAGCGCGACGCGGCCCGGCCCGGTCGCGAACAAGTCCTCGGTCCTGATCCAGTCGATGCTGAGCCAGATCGGCGTCGACGTCCAGCTCCAGAACGTGGCCAGCTCGACCGACTTCTCGAGTGCGCTCATCCAGGGCCGGTTCCAGGCCGTGCTCTACTCCGAACCGATCGTGATCGCGGATCCTGCGTTCTACAGCTTCGCCTACTACGCAGGGAACGCCCCCAGCAACACCACCGGCTGGAAGGATGCCAACTTCGACCAGCTCCGTACCAAACTGGCCGCGACACCCCAGGACCAGGCCGAGCAGCGGACCCAGCTCATCAAGCAGATGACCGCCGCCGTCGACGCGGGCGCACCGATCCTGTCCCTCGTCGAGACGCGCGGACTCATCGCGGCGAAGAAGGGCCTCTCCGGGGCCACCCCGCTGAGCAACGGCCAGATCTACTTCAACGCCCTGGGCAGCTAG
- a CDS encoding formylglycine-generating enzyme family protein — protein MPLVPDGEHRCNIWQGTFPTVNTAEDGWIGTPPVRSYAPNGHGLWDTSGNVWEWCADWFSASTTPSRPRPHQPVRPAERRGSCGEAPGSYLCHHSYCNRYRVAARSSSTPDSSSGNCGFRTVAR, from the coding sequence ATGCCGCTCGTGCCGGACGGAGAGCACCGCTGCAACATCTGGCAGGGCACCTTCCCCACCGTCAACACAGCAGAGGACGGCTGGATCGGGACCCCGCCTGTGCGCTCCTACGCCCCGAACGGCCACGGCCTGTGGGACACCAGCGGCAACGTCTGGGAATGGTGCGCCGACTGGTTCTCCGCGTCTACTACGCCCAGTCGCCCCAGACCGCACCAACCGGTCCGGCCCGCGGAACGGCGCGGGTCATGCGGGGAGGCTCCCGGCTCCTACCTGTGCCACCACTCGTACTGCAACCGGTACCGCGTCGCGGCACGCAGCTCCAGCACCCCCGATTCCTCGAGCGGCAACTGCGGCTTCCGCACGGTGGCGCGCTGA
- a CDS encoding branched-chain amino acid transaminase, with the protein MSTLREEAPLTSPAPGPAAPKGGPAVRYLLRDGELVEYDDARLHVLSTTLKYGVGVFEGFRAYWSQDDQQLYAFRVGDHMRRLVDSMRVVEIDGPQDTDALSEQLLGLVRANGLRSNLHMRAQVFVDSSDGKPEDTGPATVFMAAIPMGNYFGSTGLAMQISSWARLSDRSMPPRIKSIANYQNGRLAMLEARRNGYDAALLMTESGHVAEGAGYNVFMVRKGRLCTPPTTDSILEGITRDSVLHLARTELGLDVDIRPIDRTELYSADEVFVCGSAAEVNHVTSVDRTPIGSGAAGEITGQIRRLYLDAVIGRAAADRGWAQPVYDG; encoded by the coding sequence ATGTCGACGCTGCGTGAAGAAGCGCCCCTAACCTCGCCCGCACCGGGCCCGGCAGCACCGAAGGGCGGTCCCGCGGTGCGCTATCTGCTGCGCGACGGTGAACTCGTCGAATACGACGACGCCCGACTGCACGTGCTCAGTACAACGCTCAAGTACGGAGTCGGGGTCTTCGAGGGCTTCCGTGCCTACTGGAGCCAGGACGACCAGCAGCTGTACGCATTCCGGGTGGGCGACCACATGCGCCGGCTTGTGGACTCGATGCGCGTCGTGGAGATCGACGGGCCCCAGGACACCGACGCCCTGAGCGAGCAGCTGCTGGGACTCGTCCGTGCCAACGGGCTGCGCAGCAACCTGCACATGCGAGCCCAGGTCTTCGTCGACTCGAGCGACGGCAAGCCCGAGGACACGGGGCCGGCGACCGTCTTCATGGCTGCGATCCCTATGGGCAATTACTTCGGGTCCACGGGCCTCGCCATGCAGATCAGCAGCTGGGCGCGCCTATCGGACCGCTCGATGCCGCCGCGCATCAAGTCCATCGCGAACTACCAGAACGGGCGGCTGGCCATGCTCGAGGCACGACGGAACGGCTACGACGCCGCGCTCCTCATGACCGAGTCCGGGCATGTGGCCGAAGGCGCCGGCTACAACGTCTTCATGGTCCGCAAGGGCAGGCTGTGCACGCCACCCACCACCGACAGCATCCTGGAGGGCATAACGCGGGACAGCGTCCTGCACCTCGCACGCACCGAGCTCGGACTCGATGTCGACATCCGGCCCATCGACCGTACGGAGCTCTACTCTGCCGACGAGGTCTTCGTGTGCGGGAGCGCGGCCGAGGTCAACCACGTCACATCCGTGGACCGGACGCCCATCGGGTCCGGCGCCGCCGGTGAGATCACCGGGCAGATCCGGCGGCTCTACCTCGACGCAGTGATCGGTCGCGCGGCGGCCGATCGAGGCTGGGCCCAGCCCGTCTACGACGGGTAG
- a CDS encoding dihydroorotase, which yields MLDLLLTNGLVVTPSGARRLDIGIAGGTIASLTAPEFGAPATARRTVDLRGQLVVPGGVDPHVHTNSVLPTAADSGIKCFGPDRVSEGAIYGGTTTLVDFAHWKPGDELSESFARKSAEWAGSSFTDYALHGTFKEPEIPFEVLEQIPDAVAAGHGSYKVWMTNTTPTRPRQKTDLGNMWGLMEQTAAAGAMLAVHAEDDDIVMYSYKRLERTGQTGLEYMSHAHNNLSEKLSFQRAITLAEHVGAPIYLMHVSAREGVDAIREARGRGLPIYGEVLPHYAHFTAEDYRQENGAIYHTYPSLKSADDRDSMWDALLEGVLSTLATDGVCTDLDVKTRGKTIFDATGGHAGVEMRMAVAYTEGVTKRGLDLTRFVDLTSANAAKILGLYPRKGAIAIGSDADLAILDTTEARVVTASDLHEADYTPWEGYEVTAWATMTVLRGQIIVEDRELKAGPQGHRLEQRVSSDVRNRPAC from the coding sequence ATGCTCGATCTCCTGCTCACGAACGGCCTCGTCGTCACCCCCTCGGGCGCCCGCCGCCTCGACATCGGCATCGCGGGGGGCACCATCGCCTCCCTCACCGCGCCCGAGTTCGGAGCACCGGCCACGGCCCGCCGCACCGTGGACCTCCGCGGACAGCTCGTCGTGCCCGGCGGCGTCGACCCCCACGTTCACACCAACAGCGTCCTGCCGACCGCCGCGGACAGCGGCATCAAGTGCTTCGGCCCCGACCGCGTCAGCGAGGGCGCAATCTACGGCGGGACCACGACACTCGTTGACTTCGCGCACTGGAAGCCAGGCGACGAGCTGTCCGAGTCCTTCGCCCGCAAGTCTGCCGAATGGGCAGGGAGCAGCTTCACCGACTACGCCCTGCACGGGACGTTCAAGGAACCCGAGATCCCTTTCGAAGTGCTGGAGCAGATCCCGGACGCCGTCGCCGCCGGACACGGGAGCTACAAGGTCTGGATGACGAACACGACCCCGACCAGGCCGCGGCAGAAGACCGACCTCGGCAACATGTGGGGCCTCATGGAGCAGACCGCCGCGGCCGGCGCCATGCTCGCCGTCCACGCCGAAGACGACGACATCGTCATGTACTCCTACAAACGACTCGAGCGCACAGGGCAGACCGGTCTCGAGTACATGTCCCACGCGCACAACAACCTCTCTGAGAAGCTCTCGTTCCAGCGGGCCATCACACTCGCCGAGCACGTGGGCGCACCCATCTACCTCATGCACGTGAGCGCGCGCGAGGGCGTCGACGCGATCCGGGAGGCGCGCGGCCGCGGGCTCCCGATCTACGGCGAGGTGCTCCCGCACTATGCGCATTTCACCGCCGAGGACTACCGACAGGAGAACGGCGCGATCTATCACACCTACCCGTCCCTCAAGTCAGCCGATGATCGCGACTCGATGTGGGACGCGCTCCTCGAGGGCGTCCTGAGCACCCTCGCGACCGACGGCGTGTGCACAGACCTCGACGTCAAGACGCGTGGGAAGACGATCTTCGATGCCACCGGCGGCCACGCAGGCGTCGAAATGCGCATGGCTGTCGCATACACCGAGGGCGTCACGAAGAGAGGGCTCGACCTCACGCGATTCGTGGACCTCACATCGGCCAATGCCGCCAAGATCCTCGGCCTCTACCCGCGCAAGGGCGCGATCGCCATCGGCAGCGACGCCGACCTCGCCATCCTCGACACCACTGAGGCCCGCGTCGTCACCGCGAGCGATCTGCACGAGGCAGACTACACACCGTGGGAGGGCTACGAGGTAACCGCATGGGCCACCATGACCGTCCTCCGCGGACAGATCATCGTCGAAGACCGCGAGCTCAAGGCCGGCCCACAGGGCCACCGCCTCGAGCAGCGCGTCTCAAGCGACGTCAGGAACCGGCCCGCGTGCTGA
- a CDS encoding ABC transporter ATP-binding protein: MMPIIEVKDLRKTFQTPQGRTVTAVDGISFNVEPGECLGIIGESGSGKSTLGRLLVRLHEADSGTILLEGQDLRALPPRVLRRKRRRWQIVFQEPFASLNPRLTVRQIVEEPLIVAKLGGSRAARLEKVERTLGEVGLSAEFLERRPANLSGGQQQRVGIARALVTDPSIVVLDEPTSSLDLTIRASILRMLSRLQRARGLTYVFISHDIETVRHFCSRVAVMHRGRFVESGPSQEVLDSPREDYTQALMAAAMPPLPYVPAAEGSALVSPDGGARPIPTKGANA; the protein is encoded by the coding sequence ATGATGCCCATCATCGAGGTGAAGGACCTTCGCAAGACATTCCAGACGCCCCAGGGCCGAACCGTGACGGCAGTCGACGGCATCTCCTTCAATGTGGAGCCCGGCGAGTGCCTCGGGATCATCGGCGAGAGCGGTTCCGGGAAGTCGACCCTCGGGCGCCTCCTCGTGAGGCTTCATGAGGCTGACTCAGGCACGATCCTGCTTGAGGGGCAGGACTTGCGTGCCCTCCCGCCGCGCGTGCTGCGACGGAAGCGCCGCCGCTGGCAGATCGTGTTCCAGGAGCCGTTCGCGTCGCTGAATCCCCGCCTCACGGTGCGCCAGATCGTCGAGGAGCCGCTCATCGTCGCGAAGCTCGGCGGGTCCCGCGCAGCGCGTCTCGAGAAGGTCGAGAGGACGCTCGGCGAAGTCGGGCTCTCGGCCGAATTCCTCGAGCGCCGCCCCGCGAACCTCAGCGGCGGCCAGCAGCAGCGCGTGGGCATCGCACGGGCCCTGGTCACGGATCCGAGCATCGTCGTGCTGGACGAGCCGACGTCCTCGCTCGATCTCACGATCCGCGCCTCGATCCTGCGGATGCTCTCCCGGCTGCAGCGGGCCCGCGGACTCACCTACGTCTTCATCTCGCACGACATCGAGACCGTCCGCCACTTCTGCTCCCGCGTCGCGGTCATGCACCGCGGCCGGTTCGTCGAGTCCGGCCCCTCACAGGAGGTGCTCGACAGCCCGCGGGAGGACTACACGCAAGCCCTCATGGCGGCAGCGATGCCGCCGCTGCCCTACGTTCCAGCCGCCGAAGGCAGCGCCCTCGTCTCACCGGACGGCGGCGCCCGCCCCATCCCCACCAAGGGGGCCAACGCATGA
- a CDS encoding ABC transporter permease, with translation MIRYIASRLAIAFGLLLGLVTLSFGLVSLLPGDPAVALLGDYATPADIARIHTELGLDKPLWDRYVDYLARTLGGDLGHSFFTGAPVAQELWTRLPNTLVYLVPGLALALLLGIGMGTFAAYRSGRLPDKAFTAGVSVLMAVPEFVLALVLLFIFYQQLHLAPAPLGMLASADIPPPKVTGSVLVDAVIAGNWKILGSVASRAVLPVVTMGLFFAAPFGKTVRTGLLQILHSPQIEFAKACGLRPVQVYRYALSDVRAALMTYMVLLFAAALSGAAIVESVFSWPGVGGWSLDGVLKGDLPVIQGFVLVMGSTSLFGYVVLDVLITLLDPRTRGLAIRPLRRSKRVPAPRV, from the coding sequence ATGATCCGGTACATCGCCTCGCGACTGGCCATCGCGTTCGGCCTGCTCCTCGGCCTCGTGACGCTGAGCTTCGGCCTCGTCTCGCTCCTCCCTGGAGATCCCGCCGTTGCACTCCTCGGCGACTATGCCACCCCCGCTGACATCGCCCGAATCCACACCGAGCTCGGCCTCGACAAACCCCTCTGGGACCGGTACGTCGACTATCTCGCCCGCACGCTCGGAGGCGACCTCGGCCACTCGTTCTTCACCGGAGCCCCGGTCGCCCAGGAGCTCTGGACGAGGTTGCCCAACACCCTCGTCTATCTCGTCCCGGGCCTGGCCCTCGCGCTCCTGCTCGGCATCGGAATGGGCACCTTCGCCGCATACCGCAGCGGCAGGCTCCCCGACAAGGCCTTCACCGCCGGCGTGTCGGTGCTCATGGCAGTGCCCGAATTCGTGCTCGCCCTCGTGCTGCTGTTCATCTTCTACCAGCAGCTGCATCTGGCGCCGGCGCCCCTGGGGATGCTCGCGAGTGCCGACATCCCGCCCCCCAAGGTGACGGGTTCGGTGCTCGTGGATGCCGTGATCGCGGGGAACTGGAAGATCCTCGGCTCGGTCGCCAGCCGGGCCGTGCTCCCCGTCGTCACGATGGGCCTGTTCTTCGCCGCCCCCTTCGGGAAGACAGTCCGAACGGGTCTCCTGCAGATCCTCCATTCGCCCCAGATCGAGTTCGCGAAGGCCTGCGGACTCCGGCCGGTCCAGGTGTACCGCTACGCCCTGAGCGATGTGCGCGCCGCCCTCATGACGTACATGGTGCTGCTGTTCGCGGCCGCACTGAGCGGGGCCGCGATCGTCGAGAGCGTGTTCTCGTGGCCAGGCGTAGGCGGGTGGTCCCTCGACGGCGTGCTCAAGGGAGACCTGCCCGTCATCCAGGGCTTCGTGCTGGTGATGGGCTCGACGAGCCTGTTCGGGTACGTGGTGCTCGACGTGCTCATCACACTGCTCGACCCCAGGACGCGCGGCCTCGCCATCCGCCCGCTGCGCCGTTCCAAGAGGGTGCCCGCGCCCCGCGTGTGA